A genomic stretch from Plutella xylostella chromosome 14, ilPluXylo3.1, whole genome shotgun sequence includes:
- the LOC105394083 gene encoding coronin-7 yields MAWRFKASKYKNAAPIVPKPEACVRDVCVGSYQTYGNNICASASFMAFNWEHVGSSMAVLPLDDCGRKSKTMPLLHAHSDTITSSEFSPFHDGLLMTGSQDALVKIWHIPPEGLKESLSTPECTLSQKQRRVDNVGFHPVADGLIHVASGHQLALWDLTKQEEAYVNRDHTDVIQSVSWKKDGRLLASSSKDKRVRVLDPRAPAAAAAAASHRGARDSRVVWAGPDNILTTGFDSARLRQIMIRDIRNFNTPIKTLELDCSTGVLMPLYDADTNMLFLVGKGDTTILYMEVIDREPFLIEGLRHTGEQSKGACLVPKRALRVMEGEVNRVLQLTSSSVIPVTYQVPRKSYRDYHADLYPDTAGPVTYLSAPMWLDNMDHAVPTISLDPAAASCAQVHRGNLDDLVKAILAMPVPKKQDSKKPEPKAEEPKPAPKTPQPEEKDKEEEDRIDFVNVKDLIKGMEQKKEPAVSPMKTETNGFHKDNGHSKSEEDCETDGEKSLEKTDSTESESPSSHSNGLSNGVPLQAPKPLPRSSISEGGSGEEQEVPKPKPRTTAAGHGGYKPRLGPKPFSASTGSEEFSFDKVFSVPAAPGDQKNQSAVSTPVTSTPKAESEEKEKSLSPTSDVETTTNKEEYTNGKSDTSVEEEVSSDSGYRPKTPGTAERRKLFENTTTTVTDGANQSIADRRRAYEMRSVSVAVESDTPASPAPLRRRDSLKSRKSPEREDKRASVPNVTTKRTSTVFGRVSKFRHLKGTPGHKSTHIENIKNISRQISGECNGFYANGYFATVPIAGGGGRLAVIPLPVGATPVSYATPATGGAPPPPPLLLHPAALQHWALDPFCPHRLMVACDDGSLNQWTIPEGGLKESTNQPERTFAAHPDKIYLILFHGTARDVLASAAHDLSVKIWDLSEDTPTPNIVLKGHTDQIFAMDWSVSGEYLATLCKDGNIRIYNPRASPDPIRSGPGPAGSRGGRVVWALHDTHLVVTGFDKVSERQILLYSASSLAAPLCTVGLDVSPAILQLHIDHDSRTLFLTGRGDSTIYCYEVTCEAPYLCPLSHHRCARLHQGLSFLQKNHVAVEKVEFARALRLTNGCIEPLSFTVPRIKSELFQDDLFPPTLVTWEPWQEAKAWFASAPVSPRLHSLQPPGMESLSAHSLPSPQPKEAKEKERAVQKPKPDLIKSHVPYDPKDKQDSIMKSMSAKVQVNLKLEQDNMEGVDETEWEQ; encoded by the exons GTAAAAATCTGGCACATTCCACCTGAAGGCTTAAAAGAGTCCCTGTCTACTCCGGAGTGCACATTGTCACAGAAGCAGAGGCGTGTGGACAACGTTGGCTTCCACCCGGTGGCCGACGGACTGATCCATGTGGCTTCCGGACACCAGCTAGCTCTGTGGGACCTCACAAAGCAGGAGGAAGCTTACG TAAACCGCGACCACACGGACGTGATCCAGTCCGTTTCATGGAAGAAGGACGGGCGGCTGCTGGCGAGCTCGAGCAAGGACAAGCGCGTGCGCGTGCTGGacccgcgcgcgcccgccgccgccgccgccgccgccagccaCCGCGGCGCCCGGGACAGCCGCGTCGTGTGGGCCGGCCCCGACAACATACTTACTACTG GTTTCGACTCAGCCCGCCTCCGTCAGATCATGATCCGAGACATCCGCAACTTCAACACGCCGATCAAGACGCTGGAACTAGACTGCTCCACCGGAGTATTGATGCCGTTGTATGACGCTGACACCAACATGTTGTTCCTAGTGGGCAAGGGAGATACGACGATCCTGTATATGGAGGTGATAGATAGGGAACCGTTCCTGATTGAGGGGCTGAGGCATACTG GCGAGCAGAGCAAAGGAGCGTGTCTAGTGCCGAAGCGCGCGCTGCGAGTGATGGAGGGCGAGGTGAACCGAGTGCTGCAGCTGACGAGCTCGTCCGTCATACCCGTCACGTACCAGGTGCCCAGAAAG AGCTACCGTGACTACCACGCAGACTTATACCCAGACACGGCCGGACCGGTCACCTACCTGTCAGCGCCGATGTGGCTAGACAACATGGACCACGCCGTGCCCACCATCTCTCTGGACCCGGCCGCCGCCAGCTGTGCGCAG GTCCACCGCGGCAACCTAGACGACCTAGTGAAAGCGATCCTAGCCATGCCCGTGCCAAAGAAACAAGACTCAAAGAAACCCGAACCGAAAGCAGAAGAACCGAAACCCGCTCCCAAAACACCCCAACCCGAAGAAAAAGACAAAGAAGAGGAAGACCGTATTGACTTTGTCAACGTTAAAGACCTAATCAAGGGCATGGAGCAAAAAAAAGAGCCAGCCGTCTCACCGATGAAGACAGAAACAAACGGTTTCCACAAAGACAATGGTCACTCAAAGTCTGAAGAAGATTGTGAGACAGACGGCGAAAAGTCACTCGAGAAGACAGACAGTACCGAGTCAGAATCACCTTCATCCCACAGCAATGGCTTGTCCAATGGCGTGCCTCTGCAGGCCCCGAAGCCTCTGCCCAGGTCTTCCATCTCGGAGGGTGGGTCTGGTGAGGAGCAGGAGGTCCCGAAGCCCAAGCCGAGGACGACCGCAGCGGGGCATGGAGGTTATAAG CCGCGTCTCGGTCCCAAGCCGTTCTCGGCTTCAACCGGCAGCGAAGAGTTTTCCTTCGATAAAGTGTTCTCCGTGCCCGCCGCCCCCGGCGACCAGAAGAACCAGTCAG CCGTCTCCACGCCCGTCACGTCGACGCCCAAAGCCGAGTCGGAGGAGAAGGAGAAGTCACTGTCTCCGACTAGTGATGTGGAGACTACCACTAATAAAG AGGAGTACACAAACGGCAAGTCGGACACGAGTGTGGAAGAGGAAGTGTCCTCAGACTCCGGCTACAGACCGAAAACACCCGGCACGGCCGAGCGACGCAAGCTGTTCGAGaatactactactactgtTACTGA cGGTGCGAACCAGTCGATAGCGGACCGTCGTCGCGCGTATGAAATGCGCTCAGTGAGCGTCGCCGTCGAGTCCGACACGCCCGCCTCGCCCGCTCCACTGCG TCGTCGCGACTCTCTCAAGTCGCGCAAGTCGCCGGAGCGCGAAGACAAGCGCGCCTCCGTGCCCAATGTCACCACCAAACGAACCTCTACTGTGTTCg GAAGGGTATCCAAGTTCCGTCACCTGAAGGGCACTCCGGGACACAAGTCTACACATATCGAAAACATCAAGAACATTTCCAGACAGATTTCTGGAGAGTGCAACGGGTTCTATG CGAACGGCTACTTCGCCACCGTCCCCATAGCCGGCGGCGGGGGCCGTCTGGCCGTCATCCCTTTACCCGTGGGGGCGACCCCCGTCTCCTACGCGACCCCCGCCACGGGGggcgcgcccccgccgcccccgctgcTGTTGCACCCGGCGGCCTTACAGCATTGGGCCTTGGATCCGTTCTGTCCGCACAGGCTGATGGTGGCCTGCGATGACGGATCGCTGAACCAGTGGACCATTCCTGAGGGCG GTCTAAAAGAGTCCACCAACCAGCCAGAGCGAACGTTCGCGGCGCACCCGGACAAGATCTACCTGATCCTGTTCCACGGGACCGCGCGCGACGTGCTCGCGAGCGCCGCGCACGACCTCTCCGTCAAGATATGGGACCTCAGCGAGGACACGCCCACACCCAATATTGTACTTAAAG GGCACACGGATCAGATATTCGCGATGGACTGGTCGGTAAGCGGGGAGTACCTGGCTACGCTCTGCAAGGATGGAAACATAAGA ATCTACAACCCGCGCGCCTCACCCGATCCCATCCGGTCCGGCCCGGGCCCGGCCGGCAGCCGCGGCGGCCGCGTCGTGTGGGCGCTTCATGATACGCACCTCGTTGTGACTGGTTTCGACAA AGTGTCGGAGCGCCAGATCCTCCTCTACTCGGCGAGCTCGCTGGCGGCGCCGCTGTGCACGGTGGGGCTGGACGTGTCGCCGGCGATCCTGCAGCTGCACATCGACCACGACTCGCGCACGCTGTTCCTCACCGGCCGG GGCGACTCAACAATCTACTGCTACGAGGTGACCTGCGAAGCCCCCTACTTATGCCCTCTCTCCCATCACCGCTGCGCTCGCTTGCACCAGGGCTTGAGCTTCCTTCAGAAGAACCATGTAGCCGTGGAGAAAGTGGAGTTTGCGAGAGCATTACGTCTGACTAATGGATGCATTGAGCCGCTGTCGTTCACGGTGCCTCGGATCAAG AGCGAGTTGTTCCAAGACGACCTGTTCCCGCCGACCCTAGTCACTTGGGAGCCGTGGCAGGAGGCCAAGGCGTGGTTCGCGTCGGCGCCCGTGTCGCCGCGCCTGCACAGCCTGCAGCCGCCCGGGATGGAGTcgc TGTCGGCCCATTCCCTCCCGTCACCGCAACCCAAAGAAGCGAAGGAGAAAGAGCGCGCGGTCCAGAAGCCCAAGCCCGACCTCATCAAGTCACACGTGCCCTACGATCCGAAGGACAAACAGGATAGC ATAATGAAATCGATGAGCGCCAAAGTGCAAGTGAACTTGAAGCTAGAGCAGGACAACATGGAGGGAGTCGACGAGACAGAGTGGGAGCAGTAA